A window from Citrus sinensis cultivar Valencia sweet orange chromosome 3, DVS_A1.0, whole genome shotgun sequence encodes these proteins:
- the LOC102612530 gene encoding spindle and kinetochore-associated protein 1 homolog: MDVKKAGSSLDSLISSFNTRIADLQELVIARNMYPVSTVADLSAIDAAVKAVELQVQAIKSRVREETEAIPKAKKLIDASLRQQKILQNMSSYASSSLSQTMSMLDLNTTKTLLPESSKQQSNSVSFKPEEPAALPKEKKGRGSPPLWYITSDELDSLSSYMRGRLTLEKVNAAVNDMATYAEANAHLISAPKKKLAGNLWERALELRDIATVEAVKGKHFFLENDVKGPSLKLDNTGKAILTVLRHLGRISETRIGHHRVIILLKPQ, from the exons ATGGATGTCAAGAAAGCTGGATCTTCGCTTGATTCTCTAATATCTTCCTTCAACACTCGAATCGCTGACTTACAAGAACTCGTTATCGCTCGAAACA TGTATCCAGTCAGTACCGTCGCTGATCTGTCGGCGATTGACGCAGCAGTAAAGGCTGTGGAGCTGCAGGTGCAGGCGATCAAGAGCCGCGTGCGTGAGGAGACTGAGGCTATTCCTAAAGCTAAA AAACTCATTGATGCGTCTCTGCGACAGCAGAAGATACTGCAGAATATGTCTTCTTATGCTTCATCATCTCTCTCTCAGACAATGAGCATGTTAGATTTGAATACTACTAAAAC CTTGCTGCCAGAATCCTCTAAGCAACAATCCAATTCTGTGTCGTTCAAACCTGAGGAGCCAGCAGCTTTACCCAAG GAGAAAAAGGGTCGTGGCTCTCCACCACTGTGGTACATAACTTCTGATGAGCTGGATTCTCTATCCTC ATACATGAGAGGCAGGCTCACTCTAGAGAAGGTTAATGCTGCAGTAAATGATATGGCAACTTATGCTGAAGCCAATGCCCACCTTATTTCAGCCCCAAAGAAGAAG TTGGCGGGAAATCTCTGGGAAAGAGCCCTG GAGTTAAGAGATATTGCAACTGTCGAGGCAGTGAAGGGGAAACacttttttcttgaaaatgaTGTAAAGGGACCCTCGTTGAAGCTTGACAACACTGGAAAGGCAATATTAACT GTCCTTCGTCACCTTGGACGCATTAGTGAGACAAGGATTGGACATCACAGAGTGATAATTCTTTTGAAGCCTCAGTGA
- the LOC127900868 gene encoding uncharacterized protein LOC127900868 → MAPSSSLRQFAVDFVKLERFDGGNFIRWQKKLHFLLTSLNVVYVLTTPKPQERENETLAETRVRHKWEQDDYVCKGHICNAMSDTLFDQYHNKPTSKEIWDSLEAKYMMEDATSKKFLASKFFNYRMVDNRLVVEQYNEILHILDQFNQHNMKMDESIIVSSIIDKLPPSWKDYKKSLKHNKEEISLDGLGQSLRIEEELKLNSIEDQTTMSSKINVVEEGKEFKHSNHPKNNQKRKFDAKEN, encoded by the coding sequence ATGGCACCAAGTTCATCTCTTCGACAATTTGCAGTAGATTTTGTCAAATTGGAGCGGTTCGATGGTGGCAACTTTATTCGTTGGCAGAAAAAGTTGCATTTCTTGTTGACAAGCCTCAATGTGGTCTATGTTCTCACAACACCAAAGCCTCAAGAACGTGAGAATGAGACATTAGCGGAAACCAGAGTGCGACATAAGTGGGAGCAAGATGACTACGTGTGTAAGGGACACATTTGCAATGCCATGTCTGATACTTTGTTTGATCAATATCACAACAAACCTACATCAAAAGAGATATGGGACTCATTAGAGGCTAAGTACATGATGGAAGATGCCACAAGTAAGAAATTCTTggcttctaaattttttaattatagaatGGTTGATAATAGACTCGTGGTTGaacaatataatgagattTTGCATATTCTTGATCAATTCAACCAACATAACATGAAAATGGATGAGTCTATTATTGTCTcttcaattattgataaacTTCCTCCCTCTTGGAAAGACTATAAGAAAAGTCTTAAACATAACAAAGAGGAAATTAGTCTGGATGGCTTAGGCCAAAGTCTTCGTATTGAAGAGGAACTCAAGCTTAATAGTATTGAGGATCAGACTACTATGTCCTCTAAAATTAATGTCGTAGAGGAAGGGAAGGAGTTTAAGCATTCTAATCACCCTAAGAATAACCAAAAGAGAAAGTTTGATGccaaagagaattaa